A window from Athalia rosae chromosome 5, iyAthRosa1.1, whole genome shotgun sequence encodes these proteins:
- the LOC105690134 gene encoding major royal jelly protein 1-like gives MEILAILVAQILIFSAVSGHLDVRYEWKYIDYVWENDEQKQSAIDAGDYDYTQIFTIDVDRARDGRVFVTTPKQNGVPASLSIVSDENGDGGPLLKPYPDWSWHVKGDCDAITSVYRVTIDNCNRMWVLDTGKHGNDQVCEPQLVAFDLANDLLVKRIKIPTEYAQSSTDPTKGLLITPAVETKGRHCEQTWIYMADSDGRGLVISNGEHVRRLTDKSFDPDENHVNFTIAGESFQLADGLFSLALQPKTRPEYSTRLYYRPLASLKQYYVSTRQIERASFMKSSLQPNYVTSDYTFPRQVSVQAFSSNGILFMGLTDPPAIICWNSDRRLTDRNVVTVAEDEETLQFTSGLKVRGRELWAFTNRYQKIITGSQNFGEVNFRILVETDIRKLVRHTACGEVGRQGGY, from the exons ATGGAGATCCTGGCGATTCTCGTTGCACAAATTCTCATATTTTCCGCGGTTTCCGGTCACCTGGACGTCCGTTACGAATGGAAATACATCGACTACGTATGGGAAAACGATGAGCAAAAGCAGAGCGCCATCGACGCCGGAGACTATGATTACACGCAAATATTTACCATCGATGTCGATCGCGCCAGAG aTGGACGCGTATTCGTAACGACGCCAAAACAGAATGGCGTCCCCGCCAGCCTCTCGATCGTATCGGACGAGAACGGCGACGGTGGTCCCCTTCTAAAACCTTATCCCGATTGGAGTTGGCACGTAAAAGGAGACTGCGATGCTATTACAAGCGTTTACAGAGTCACG ATCGACAATTGCAACAGAATGTGGGTACTGGACACCGGGAAGCACGGGAATGATCAGGTCTGCGAACCTCAATTGGTCGCGTTCGATCTGGCGAACGATTTGTTAGTTAAAAGGATTAAGATTCCAACAGAATACGCTCAGAGTTCGACCGATCCTACGAAAGGTCTTCTGATAACCCCGGCGGTAGAAACTAAGGGACGACACTGCGAACAGACCTGG ATCTACATGGCCGACTCGGACGGCAGAGGTCTGGTGATTTCGAATGGCGAACACGTTCGCCGTCTAACCGATAAGAGTTTCGATCCGGATGAAAATCACGTAAATTTCACCATAGCAGGGGAGAGTTTTCAGCTGGCTGACGGATTGTTTAGTTTGGCACTGCAGCCTAAAACACGTCCAGAGTATTCGACTCGTCTGTATTACAGACCCCTGGCTTCACTGAAACAGTATTACGTCTCCACCAGGCAAATAGAACGCGCTAGTTTTATGAAATCATCGTTACAACCGAATTACGTGACCTCGGACTACACCTTCCCCCGTCAAGTTTCCGTCCAGGCATTTTCCTCCAACGGTATTTTGTTCATGGGACTCACCGATCCGCCGGCGATTATTTGCTGGAACAGCGACCGACGACTCACCGATCGTAACGTG GTCACCGTTGCCGAGGACGAAGAAACTCTGCAGTTCACCAGCGGTCTCAAGGTCAGGGGCAGAGAATTGTGGGCGTTCACGAAtcgttatcaaaaaattatcacgggTAGCCAGAACTTCGGCGAGGTGAACTTCAGGATCCTCGTAGAAACGGATATAAGAAAATTGGTGAGACACACAGCGTGCGGCGAAGTGGGTCGTCAGGGAGGTTATtag